TACGGAAAGGTTGACATCACGTACGAGCCCGGTGAGATTATTATCGGCTTGGGTAAGTTTCCCCGATTGGTGCAGGCATATTCACGCCGCTTTCAGATTCAAGAAGATATGGTGAAAGAGATCGCTGAAGAAATCATGACCTCGGGCAAAGCCCGTGGCGTTTACGTGAAATCGACGGGTAGACACATGTGCATGTGCAGCCGTGGCCCATCAGACCACACAGCAGAGACAGACACAGAATTCGCGATGGGCACTCTGCTCGAGCGTTACCTGCAGCCCCCTGGCAGAGCGAGGTAAGTAAAACGAAAAAATGACCGTTGTTTACCTCACAGACATTCACGACAACTTCGCCGGTGTCAGCAGCGTACTGAACCAGACTTCTGCCGACCTGTATATTCTTTCGGGTGACCTCACCTACCATGCTTTCGGCAGCGACGAAAATTTGTTTCGCTTTATCGAGCTGCAAGAGAAAATCAAGGCACTCTCAGAAAAGGGGATATCCCCCTCAAAGACATTGCACCTCGCCGAAGACCTCAAAGGAGGATTAAAAGTCGATCTGCTCTCTGCCGCCGAGAGCAAAGAATACCGCGAACTTGCCGCAGAGGCCCACCTCGAGCTGCGCCGCAAATATGAAACGCTGAACAAGGCCGTCGTCGCGACGCAGAAGACCTGCTTTATTATTCCCGGCAACTACGACATCTCGCTCGACGGCACCGCAGTCGCCAAATACAGTCTGCACCAGAAGACAGCAGAATTTGATGGACTAAAATTTGCCGGATATGGCAGCGCGCCGGTTTTCACTCCGGGTATTCCCGAAGAGCTCGCGGTGCCGTTTGAAGAAGCGGGCAGCGGCGCGAAA
The sequence above is a segment of the Turneriella parva DSM 21527 genome. Coding sequences within it:
- the folE gene encoding GTP cyclohydrolase I is translated as MLIKDWLAANITKDVRALDWFDDAEAEPRIRKAYQELLSGYSIDPSTLLKTTREIGKNEKFTGSVTVRDINYFSICAHHFLPFYGKVDITYEPGEIIIGLGKFPRLVQAYSRRFQIQEDMVKEIAEEIMTSGKARGVYVKSTGRHMCMCSRGPSDHTAETDTEFAMGTLLERYLQPPGRAR
- a CDS encoding metallophosphoesterase family protein; translation: MTVVYLTDIHDNFAGVSSVLNQTSADLYILSGDLTYHAFGSDENLFRFIELQEKIKALSEKGISPSKTLHLAEDLKGGLKVDLLSAAESKEYRELAAEAHLELRRKYETLNKAVVATQKTCFIIPGNYDISLDGTAVAKYSLHQKTAEFDGLKFAGYGSAPVFTPGIPEELAVPFEEAGSGAKMISKPRDFLTEAKADIFVLHNPAYGTLDKLPRYGHCGSHGLREAIDEVAPRLVLSGHVHESYGLLKLGTTFFLNPSNFGAVEAMEGKQPGGYFATFQLQVDGDGQKYLREVTWKRLVSGNIREICNIKIDKKNRATETVNDADEYAAMGKFLL